The following proteins come from a genomic window of Puntigrus tetrazona isolate hp1 chromosome 15, ASM1883169v1, whole genome shotgun sequence:
- the bco2b gene encoding beta-carotene oxygenase 2b, with the protein MSSVNHLNSSASGGKMTRSQHFTDVHGLPCIENLVCSADETPDPIATTITGTIPSWIKGNFLRNGPGKFEIGRSSFNHWFDGMALMHQFHIEDGKVTYMSRFLNSDCYKENLDHNRIMVSEFGTIAMPDPCKNFFQRFLSRFELLKQSDNANVSFVQYKGDYYVSTETNFMHRIDPQTLETKEKVDWSKFVAVNGATAHPHVDPDGTTYNMGNSYTRKGAFYNIIMVPSKKVNPNDTLEGASIVCSIPSEDKSKPSYYHSFAISENYVVFIEQPIKMDLLKIVTCKLRGKGINEGVYWDPKRNTVFHVINKQTGKLSNIKYYAKPLSTFHQINCYEENGFLIMDMCCSDDGQAINNYLIQNLKKSGNALDEVYNTMCRVFPRRFVLPLNVDSHTLCGQNLNTLLNSTATAIKTDKNKVFCTHEDLHGDDLHEYGGLEFPHINYSMCNSRPYRYFYGCGFRHLVGDSLIKMDLQGKRIKVWKHAGMFPSEPIFVSSPGAVEEDDGVILSVVITPNQDKSTLLLVLDAKTFEELGRAEVPINIPYGFHGTFQNRH; encoded by the exons ATGTCTTCTGTGAACCATCTGAACAGCAGCGCTTCTG GTGGGAAAATGACCAGGTCACAACACTTCACTGATGTTCATGGTCTGCCATGCATTGAGAATCTGGTGTGTTCTGCAGACGAAACCCCAGATCCCATCGCAACTACAATTACAGGTACCATCCCCTCCTGGATCAAAGGCAATTTCCTGAGAAATGGACCTGGAAAGTTTGAGATCGGAAGAAGCAG TTTCAACCACTGGTTTGATGGCATGGCACTTATGCACCAATTCCACATCGAGGATGGAAAGGTGACATACATGAGCCGCTTTCTCAACAGCGATTGCTACAAGGAAAACCTCGACCATAACCGCATTATGGTGTCTGAATTCGGCACGATTGCCATGCCAGACCCATGCAAGAACTTCTTCCAGCGCTTCCTCTCACGCTTTGAGCTGCTGA AACAAAGTGACAATGCAAATGTGAGCTTTGTCCAATATAAAGGAGACTACTATGTCAGCACAGAGACCAACTTCATGCACAGAATAGATCCCCAGACActggaaacaaaagaaaag GTAGACTGGAGTAAATTTGTTGCGGTTAATGGAGCCACAGCTCATCCTCATGTGGATCCTGATGGAACCACGTACAACATGGGCAACTCTTACACTCGAAAAG GTGCTTTCTACAATATAATAATGGTGCCTTCAAAAAAGGTGAATCCAAATGATACCTTGGAAGGAGCCTCAATTGTGTGTTCAATCCCCTCAGAGGACAAGTCTAAACCATCCTACTATCACAGCTTTG CCATTTCAGAGAACTATGTGGTATTCATTGAGCAGCCAATCAAAATGGACCTCTTAAAGATTGTGACATGCAAACTGCGTGGAAAGGGGATTAATGAGGGTGTATACTGGGATCCCAAACGAAACACAGTTTTCCATGTAATCAATAAACAAACTGGAAAG CTGAGCAACATCAAATATTATGCAAAGCCACTGTCAACCTTTCATCAGATAAACTGTTATGAAGAAAACGGTTTCCTGATCATGGACATGTGCTGCTCTGATGATGGCCAAGCAATTAACAATTACCTGATTCAGAATCTAAAAAAGTCTGGAAACGCCCTAGATGAG gTATATAACACAATGTGCAGAGTGTTCCCTCGCCGCTTTGTCCTGCCACTGAACGTGGACAGTCATACACTCTGTGGGCAAAATCTCAACACGCTCTTGAACAGCACTGCCACAGCCATCAAGACAGACAAGAATAAG GTTTTTTGCACTCATGAAGATCTCCATGGTGATGATCTCCATGAATATGGAGGTCTGGAGTTCCCACACATCAACTATTCAATGTGCAATTCCCGTCCCTACCGTTACTTCTACGGATGTGGCTTCAGACACCTGGTAGGAGACTCCCTCATTAAAATGGACCTTCAAGGCAAACGAATAAAG GTATGGAAACACGCAGGCATGTTTCCCTCAGAACCGATCTTTGTCTCATCACCTGGTGCTGTAGAAGAGGATGATGGTGTCATTCTGTCCGTGGTCATCACCCCAAATCAG GACAAGAGCACCTTACTTCTGGTGCTGgatgcaaaaacatttgaagaacTTGGCCGGGCTGAGGTACCTATCAACATTCCATATGGATTCCATGGGACTTTCCAAAATAGACACTGA
- the sdhdb gene encoding succinate dehydrogenase [ubiquinone] cytochrome b small subunit B, mitochondrial, producing MAALVRISSVCHRGVRPLLFRSSSLIRPLAVQKKDRDCPYLLSAKIHATPFNCASSGSKGASLHWTGERIVSVVLLGLAPIAYYCPGPAVDYSLAAAITLHGHWGLGQVVTDYVHGDFKIKMANAGLFLLSTVTFAGLCYFNYHDVGICKAVALLWSK from the exons ATGGCGGCTCTTGTCAGGATAAGTTCTGTTTGCCACAGAGGTGTCAGAC CTCTGTTATTTCGCTCTTCCTCCCTCATCAGACCCTTGGCCGTTCAAAAGAAGGATCGTGATTGTCCGTACTTGTTATCAGCAAAGATCCATGCCACTCCGTTCAACTGTG ccaGTTCTGGGTCTAAAGGCGCTTCCTTGCACTGGACGGGTGAGCGGATCGTGAGTGTAGTTCTTCTGGGTTTGGCACCCATTGCATATTATTGCCCCGGCCCTGCTGTTGACTACTCTTTAGCAGCTGCTATTACTCTACACGGTCACTG ggGTCTTGGCCAGGTCGTGACCGATTACGTTCACGGAGACTTTAAAATCAAGATGGCTAATGCTGGCCTCTTCCTCCTGTCGACCGTCACCTTCGCCGGCCTGTGCTACTTCAACTACCACGACGTAGGCATTTGTAAAGCCGTGGCCCTGTTGTGGAGTAAATGA